The proteins below come from a single Brevundimonas sp. LM2 genomic window:
- the kdpC gene encoding potassium-transporting ATPase subunit KdpC produces the protein MFNQLRPAVVMVALFTLLLGLAYPLGVTGLAQGLFPAQANGSLIRDADDRIVGSALIGQPFVQAGYLHPRPSAAGDGYDASASSGSNLGPLNPGLADRIQTDADALRAETGATVLPADAVTTSASGLDPHISPAYARLQAARVARARGIDVATVQQVIDANTEGALLGFIGQPRVNVLLTNRALDARFPAAT, from the coding sequence ATGTTCAACCAGCTTCGTCCCGCGGTCGTGATGGTCGCCCTGTTCACCCTCCTGCTGGGTCTGGCCTATCCGCTGGGCGTCACCGGCCTGGCGCAAGGCCTCTTCCCGGCCCAGGCCAACGGCAGCCTGATCCGCGACGCGGACGATCGCATCGTCGGCTCGGCCCTGATCGGCCAGCCCTTCGTCCAGGCCGGCTATCTGCACCCGCGCCCCTCGGCCGCCGGCGACGGCTATGACGCCTCGGCCTCGTCGGGCTCCAACCTGGGACCGCTGAACCCCGGCCTGGCCGACCGCATCCAGACCGACGCCGACGCCCTGCGCGCCGAGACGGGGGCGACGGTCCTTCCGGCCGACGCCGTCACGACCTCGGCCTCGGGCCTCGACCCCCACATCTCTCCGGCCTACGCTCGCCTGCAGGCGGCGCGGGTGGCGCGGGCGAGAGGGATCGACGTGGCGACGGTGCAGCAGGTGATCGATGCGAATACCGAAGGGGCCCTGCTGGGCTTCATCGGCCAGCCGCGCGTCAATGTGCTGCTGACGAACCGGGCGCTAGACGCCCGCTTCCCCGCCGCGACCTGA
- a CDS encoding sensor histidine kinase KdpD: MLADQPPPPDPSKVAARRPKRGRLKVFLGMSPGVGKTYEMLRAARRRKAEGGDVVVGVVETHGRRETESLLRGMEVMPRAPIDYKGRALMEFDLDAALARKPDLLLVDEYAHSNVPGSRHPKRWQDVEEILSAGIDVWTTLNVQHLESLSDVVLRITGVRQREAVPDSALSGADDIEVVDITPDELRKRLSEGKVYVPETARLASENFFKVENLTALREMALRRAAQTVDDQLLATLRERGVEGPWAAGERILVLVGGNAIATSLVRAGRRLSDMTMDAPWTVAHVERPNRPVSGPGGRTRISEAFALAEQLGGRTLVLTGDDVVRSVMDYAHRNNVTQIVIAKGRDSRLSEILGQSLAAELLRSARGVALHIITEPAGVATERPTRGPATARLAHWPGYAAGAAFILIATALALGLDRVFERVDLGVLYLSAVLAAGVLYGLRPALAAATVAFLTYNFLFLEPRYSLLIGSPTDILTLIVFWAVALATGGLAGRVRDQARNAQRRAAAVSALLAASQALADAEDRLQTAQVLAEQTAAAAGGKAIVFLPQDDDIVPVAGAPDLEALDAATLAAARWAWERGEPAGRGTGTLPQSGWTFRPLQGVKSRAGVAGIEAGALAPGSDEERLALALLDQGAVALERAQLAGDAVETETLRRTDRFRGALMNSVSHDLRTPLSTVLGAATTLIDYGPTLKPEVRRDLLLSIREEAERLGRYVGDLLDMTRLEGGALNIKADWTDVRDVLNAAAERVSRRLGARQLTRDFPARLSAVSVDQGLLEQALVNILENAIAYSPDGSTIELAAYEDRGSVVISIEDEGRGIPTAALELVFDKFRRMQEQPDRSKGAGLGLAIAKGFVEAMNGKIAAASPIADDRGTRILIRLPKSISTHPDLL, translated from the coding sequence ATCTTGGCGGACCAGCCGCCTCCGCCCGATCCGTCCAAGGTCGCCGCCCGACGGCCGAAGCGCGGCCGGCTGAAGGTGTTCCTCGGCATGTCGCCGGGGGTCGGCAAGACCTATGAGATGCTGCGCGCCGCCCGACGCCGAAAGGCCGAGGGCGGCGACGTCGTGGTCGGGGTGGTCGAGACCCACGGTCGGCGCGAGACCGAGAGCCTGCTGCGCGGCATGGAGGTGATGCCGCGCGCCCCCATCGACTACAAGGGTCGGGCCCTGATGGAGTTCGACCTTGACGCGGCCCTGGCGCGCAAGCCTGACCTGCTGCTGGTCGACGAATACGCCCATTCCAACGTGCCCGGCTCGCGCCACCCCAAGCGCTGGCAGGACGTCGAGGAAATCCTGTCGGCCGGCATCGACGTCTGGACCACGCTGAACGTCCAGCATCTGGAAAGCCTGTCCGACGTGGTGCTGCGCATCACCGGGGTGCGCCAGCGCGAGGCCGTGCCCGACAGCGCGCTCAGCGGGGCGGACGACATCGAGGTCGTCGACATCACGCCCGACGAGCTGCGCAAACGCCTGTCCGAGGGCAAGGTCTATGTGCCCGAGACGGCGCGCTTGGCTTCAGAGAATTTCTTCAAGGTCGAGAATCTGACGGCCCTGCGCGAGATGGCGCTGCGCCGGGCGGCCCAGACGGTCGACGACCAGCTGCTGGCGACGCTGCGCGAGCGGGGGGTCGAGGGGCCGTGGGCAGCGGGGGAGCGGATCCTGGTCCTGGTCGGGGGCAACGCCATCGCTACCTCCCTGGTCCGGGCCGGGCGACGCCTGTCCGACATGACCATGGACGCCCCCTGGACCGTGGCCCACGTCGAGCGGCCCAACCGGCCCGTGTCCGGCCCCGGCGGCCGGACCCGGATCAGCGAGGCCTTCGCCCTGGCCGAACAGCTGGGCGGCCGGACTTTGGTCCTGACCGGGGACGACGTCGTCCGGTCGGTGATGGACTACGCCCACCGCAACAACGTCACCCAGATCGTCATCGCCAAGGGCAGGGACAGCCGCCTCAGCGAGATCCTGGGGCAATCCCTGGCCGCCGAGCTGCTGCGCTCCGCCCGGGGCGTCGCCCTGCACATTATCACCGAGCCGGCCGGCGTCGCCACCGAGCGGCCGACCCGGGGCCCCGCGACGGCCCGGCTCGCGCACTGGCCCGGCTATGCCGCCGGCGCGGCCTTCATCCTGATCGCCACCGCCCTCGCGCTCGGGCTCGACCGGGTGTTCGAGCGGGTCGATCTGGGCGTCCTCTACCTGTCCGCGGTGCTGGCGGCGGGGGTTCTGTACGGGCTCAGGCCGGCGCTGGCGGCGGCGACGGTGGCCTTCCTGACCTACAATTTTCTGTTTCTGGAGCCGCGCTACTCTCTCCTGATCGGGTCGCCAACCGATATTCTCACCCTCATCGTCTTCTGGGCCGTGGCCTTGGCGACGGGCGGACTGGCCGGCCGGGTGCGCGATCAGGCGCGCAATGCCCAGCGCCGGGCCGCGGCGGTCTCGGCCCTGCTGGCCGCCAGCCAGGCCCTGGCCGACGCCGAGGACCGGCTGCAGACCGCCCAGGTCCTGGCCGAACAGACCGCCGCCGCCGCGGGCGGGAAGGCCATCGTGTTTCTGCCCCAGGACGACGACATCGTCCCCGTCGCCGGGGCGCCCGACCTCGAAGCGCTGGACGCCGCCACCCTGGCCGCCGCCCGCTGGGCCTGGGAGCGGGGCGAGCCCGCGGGCCGCGGCACCGGAACCCTGCCGCAAAGCGGCTGGACCTTCCGTCCGCTGCAGGGCGTCAAGTCCCGGGCGGGCGTGGCCGGGATCGAGGCCGGGGCCCTGGCCCCCGGATCGGACGAGGAGCGGCTGGCCCTGGCCCTGCTGGATCAGGGGGCGGTGGCGCTGGAGCGGGCTCAGCTGGCCGGCGATGCGGTGGAAACCGAGACCCTGCGCCGCACCGATCGCTTTCGCGGGGCCCTGATGAACTCGGTCAGCCACGACCTGCGCACCCCGCTGTCGACCGTGCTGGGGGCCGCCACCACCCTGATCGACTATGGCCCGACCCTGAAGCCCGAGGTGCGCCGGGACCTGCTGCTCAGCATCCGCGAGGAGGCTGAACGGCTCGGCCGCTACGTCGGCGACCTGCTGGACATGACGCGGCTCGAAGGCGGGGCGCTGAACATCAAGGCCGACTGGACCGACGTCCGCGATGTCCTCAACGCGGCGGCCGAGCGGGTGTCGCGCCGACTGGGCGCGCGCCAGCTGACGCGCGACTTCCCGGCCCGGCTCAGCGCGGTCAGCGTGGATCAGGGGCTGCTGGAACAGGCCCTGGTCAACATCCTGGAGAATGCGATCGCCTACAGCCCCGACGGCTCGACCATCGAACTGGCGGCCTATGAGGACCGGGGCTCGGTGGTCATCAGCATTGAGGACGAGGGCCGGGGCATCCCGACCGCGGCGCTGGAACTGGTGTTCGACAAGTTCCGCCGCATGCAGGAACAGCCCGACCGCTCCAAGGGCGCCGGCCTGGGCCTGGCCATCGCCAAGGGGTTCGTCGAGGCCATGAACGGGAAGATCGCCGCCGCCAGTCCGATCGCGGACGATCGCGGCACCCGGATCCTGATCCGCCTGCCGAAATCGATCTCCACCCATCCGGACCTGCTATAG
- a CDS encoding sodium:proton antiporter, with the protein MPDPYILILFVVGSLIALVAWLPLVFRRAPLSLPIVCVALGAGIFSLPQVTIDPTPQAYPDITERLTEFVVIIALMGAGLKIDRVFNLKRWGVTWRLLGITMMISIAAIAGLGYGLLGLGLAGAILLAGTLAPTDPVLASDIQVGAPQEGKEDEVRFGLTSEAGLNDGLAFPFVHLAIALALVAAGQKTDWFVEWFTVNVLWETGAGLVIGWAMGWLFGRLTFMEPSDTGLAATRDGFIVLAATFISYSVTEMLHAYGFLAVFVTALAFRHADRDHEFHVQMHDFIEQIERMAMMVVLVLFGGALVSGLLAPLRPIDVLAAVIIVLVVRPVAGLIGFIGWQAPMREKLIMAFFGIRGVGSFYYLAYGLNAAPFAGGDRLWALVGLICLMSILLHGITVTPVMRWFDRSQGRDPDADADTDQATNSGRGASA; encoded by the coding sequence ATGCCCGATCCCTATATCCTGATCCTGTTCGTCGTCGGATCGCTGATCGCGCTCGTGGCCTGGCTGCCGCTGGTGTTCCGGCGCGCGCCCCTGTCGCTGCCGATCGTCTGCGTCGCCCTGGGGGCCGGCATCTTCAGCCTGCCGCAGGTGACGATCGACCCCACACCGCAAGCCTATCCGGACATCACCGAGCGACTGACCGAGTTCGTCGTCATCATCGCCCTGATGGGGGCCGGGCTGAAGATCGACCGCGTGTTCAATCTGAAGCGCTGGGGTGTCACCTGGCGCCTGCTCGGCATCACTATGATGATCTCGATCGCCGCCATCGCGGGGTTGGGTTACGGCCTGCTGGGCCTGGGCCTGGCCGGAGCCATCCTGCTGGCCGGCACCCTGGCCCCGACCGATCCCGTTCTCGCTTCCGACATTCAGGTCGGGGCCCCGCAGGAAGGCAAGGAGGACGAGGTCCGCTTCGGCCTGACCTCGGAGGCCGGGCTGAACGACGGCCTGGCCTTCCCGTTCGTCCATCTGGCCATCGCCCTGGCCCTGGTCGCGGCGGGCCAGAAGACGGACTGGTTCGTCGAATGGTTCACGGTCAACGTGCTGTGGGAGACCGGGGCGGGCCTTGTGATCGGCTGGGCGATGGGTTGGCTGTTCGGCCGCCTGACCTTCATGGAGCCGTCCGATACCGGTTTGGCGGCGACGCGCGATGGCTTCATCGTGCTGGCGGCGACCTTCATCTCCTATTCGGTGACGGAGATGCTGCATGCCTACGGGTTTCTGGCGGTCTTCGTCACGGCCCTGGCCTTCCGCCACGCGGACCGGGACCATGAGTTCCACGTCCAGATGCACGACTTCATCGAGCAGATCGAACGCATGGCCATGATGGTCGTGCTGGTGCTGTTCGGCGGGGCCCTGGTGTCCGGCCTGCTGGCCCCGCTGCGCCCGATCGACGTCCTGGCGGCCGTGATCATCGTGCTGGTGGTGCGGCCGGTCGCGGGATTGATCGGCTTCATCGGCTGGCAGGCACCGATGCGCGAGAAGCTGATCATGGCCTTCTTCGGCATCCGCGGCGTGGGCTCGTTCTACTACCTCGCCTATGGGCTGAACGCCGCGCCCTTCGCGGGCGGCGACCGGCTGTGGGCCCTCGTCGGCCTGATCTGCCTGATGTCCATCCTGCTGCACGGCATCACCGTCACCCCGGTCATGCGATGGTTCGACCGCAGCCAGGGGCGCGACCCGGACGCGGACGCGGACACGGACCAGGCGACGAACTCGGGTCGAGGGGCCTCGGCCTGA
- a CDS encoding TorF family putative porin gives MSRKSRFKASGANDALFAGVCLAAIAVFGLASHARAQAVDPTTAQNPSQSVAASWSPDVAFNLAVGSDYVFRGVSQTEEDPALSGGVDLTFGQGYVGAWASTVSFPGDGDTDAEIDLYGGVRPEVAGFTLDLGVVGYLYTNQPDGADYSYGEVKLAASRAVGPATLGAAVYWSPDFFGASEDEATYVEANAAFSPADRWTVSGAVGRQFVSSDFDYTTWNAGVTYALTETLGLDVRYSDTDEHEFGDIYGARAFASLKAVF, from the coding sequence ATGTCCCGCAAATCCCGTTTCAAGGCCTCCGGCGCCAACGACGCCTTGTTCGCCGGCGTCTGCCTGGCCGCCATCGCCGTCTTCGGCCTGGCCTCCCATGCCAGGGCCCAGGCGGTCGATCCCACCACGGCCCAGAACCCCAGCCAGTCGGTCGCCGCGTCCTGGTCGCCGGACGTGGCCTTCAACCTCGCCGTCGGCTCGGACTACGTGTTTCGCGGCGTCAGCCAGACCGAGGAAGACCCGGCCCTTTCCGGCGGTGTCGATCTGACCTTCGGCCAGGGCTATGTCGGGGCCTGGGCCTCGACCGTGTCCTTCCCCGGCGACGGCGACACCGATGCGGAGATCGACCTGTACGGCGGCGTCCGGCCCGAGGTGGCCGGCTTCACCCTCGACCTCGGCGTCGTCGGCTATCTCTATACGAACCAGCCGGACGGGGCGGACTACAGCTATGGCGAGGTCAAGCTGGCCGCGTCGCGCGCCGTCGGCCCGGCCACGCTCGGGGCCGCCGTCTACTGGTCGCCGGACTTCTTCGGCGCGTCGGAGGACGAAGCCACCTATGTCGAGGCCAACGCCGCCTTTTCCCCCGCCGACCGCTGGACCGTGTCGGGCGCGGTCGGTCGCCAGTTCGTCTCCTCGGACTTCGACTACACGACCTGGAACGCCGGCGTGACCTATGCCCTGACCGAGACCCTGGGGCTGGACGTGCGTTATTCGGACACCGACGAGCACGAGTTCGGCGACATCTATGGCGCGCGGGCCTTCGCGTCGCTGAAGGCGGTGTTCTGA
- a CDS encoding class 1 fructose-bisphosphatase has protein sequence MTQPTTLADFLQDAGIPAALREGLLSVADACRDIADRVERAPLTGHLGALQQSNVQGETQKALDVIANDIFLDVCGASSAFAALASEEMEQLWAREGRSDGPYLLVFDPLDGSSNIEISAPVGTIFSILPRLDDRIGGTVLEAEFLQPGSRQAAAGYALYGAQTLFVFSVGSGVAGFTLDRADGSWRLTHPDMRVPPLSAEYAINAAHRRHWDPGILSYVEACEAGASGPLGRDRNMRWSGAMVADVHRILVRGGVFLYPADRRPGQAAGKLRLLYECAPAGWLIEQAGGRASDSRTAITAIRPGTLHQRVPIALGSADEIATFETYAGAED, from the coding sequence ATGACACAGCCCACGACCCTTGCTGATTTCCTCCAGGACGCCGGAATACCGGCCGCGCTGCGCGAGGGGCTGCTGAGCGTCGCCGACGCGTGCCGCGACATAGCCGACCGGGTCGAACGCGCGCCCCTGACGGGTCATCTGGGGGCCCTGCAGCAATCCAATGTGCAGGGCGAGACCCAGAAGGCGCTGGACGTCATCGCCAACGACATCTTCCTGGATGTGTGCGGAGCCTCGTCCGCCTTCGCGGCCCTGGCGTCGGAAGAGATGGAACAACTTTGGGCGCGGGAGGGCCGGTCCGACGGCCCCTATCTACTGGTCTTCGACCCGCTGGACGGGTCCAGCAACATCGAGATTTCCGCGCCGGTCGGAACGATCTTCTCGATTCTGCCGCGCCTGGACGACCGGATCGGCGGCACCGTGCTGGAGGCCGAGTTTCTTCAGCCCGGATCCCGTCAGGCGGCGGCGGGCTATGCCCTCTATGGGGCCCAGACCCTGTTCGTGTTCAGCGTTGGATCCGGGGTCGCGGGATTCACCCTCGACCGCGCCGATGGCAGTTGGCGGCTGACCCACCCGGACATGCGGGTGCCGCCCCTGAGCGCTGAATACGCCATCAACGCCGCGCACCGTCGGCACTGGGATCCGGGGATCCTGTCCTATGTCGAGGCCTGTGAAGCCGGGGCCTCGGGGCCGCTGGGCCGGGACCGGAACATGCGCTGGAGCGGGGCCATGGTGGCCGACGTCCATCGCATCTTGGTGCGCGGCGGCGTCTTCCTGTATCCGGCCGACCGCCGGCCGGGGCAGGCGGCGGGCAAGCTGAGACTGCTGTACGAATGCGCCCCGGCGGGGTGGCTGATCGAGCAGGCCGGGGGACGCGCCAGCGATAGTCGAACGGCCATCACGGCGATCCGGCCCGGGACGCTGCATCAGCGCGTCCCGATCGCGCTCGGCTCCGCGGATGAGATCGCGACGTTCGAAACCTATGCCGGCGCCGAGGACTGA
- a CDS encoding Na+/H+ antiporter subunit G has protein sequence MNLFAEIVISLLLVVGGAFALIGSWGLAKLPSVMTRLHGPTKATTLGVGACLIASMIYFPARGGDFSAHELLIALFLFLTAPVSANMIAKAHIHRQGRGIDANPSDDILDSLPSPPGGSDWATFGGADERFDSASRDPVDKTQA, from the coding sequence ATGAACCTGTTCGCCGAAATTGTGATCTCGCTGCTGCTAGTGGTCGGCGGGGCGTTCGCCCTGATCGGGTCCTGGGGCCTGGCCAAGCTGCCCTCGGTCATGACCCGGCTGCATGGACCGACCAAGGCCACCACCCTGGGGGTCGGGGCCTGTCTGATCGCCTCCATGATCTATTTCCCGGCCCGGGGCGGGGACTTTTCGGCGCACGAACTTCTGATCGCTCTGTTCCTGTTCCTGACCGCCCCCGTGTCGGCCAATATGATCGCCAAGGCCCATATCCATCGCCAGGGCCGCGGCATCGACGCCAATCCGAGCGACGACATCCTCGACAGCCTGCCGTCGCCCCCCGGTGGATCGGACTGGGCGACCTTCGGCGGCGCGGACGAGCGGTTCGACTCCGCTTCGAGAGACCCGGTCGACAAGACCCAAGCCTAG
- a CDS encoding K+/H+ antiporter subunit F, with product MIGSILPVALGFAFVCVSLSILLNLFRLWRGPLSADRILAVDTLTINAIALIVLFGIAYATSAYFEAALLLAMVGFVGTVAYCKFLLRGDIVE from the coding sequence ATGATTGGATCGATCCTGCCCGTCGCGCTGGGCTTCGCCTTCGTCTGCGTCAGCCTGTCGATCCTGCTGAACCTGTTCCGCCTGTGGCGAGGGCCCCTATCGGCGGACCGGATCCTGGCGGTCGACACCCTGACCATCAACGCCATCGCCCTGATCGTGCTGTTCGGCATCGCCTATGCGACCTCGGCCTATTTCGAGGCGGCGCTGCTGCTGGCCATGGTCGGGTTCGTCGGCACCGTGGCCTACTGCAAATTCCTGCTGCGGGGGGACATCGTCGAATGA
- a CDS encoding response regulator, with translation MSATRPRILVIDDEPQIHRFLSPALDAAGYEPKRADSGQEGLRGIALWSPDAVVLDLGLPDMDGKDVLKRAREFYAGPIIILSARDREAEKIEALDLGANDYVEKPFGVGELLARLRAGLRRGADPTAPKGPIVAGDVTIDLDRRLVTRNGAPVRLTPKEYDLLGHLARHAGKLVGHADLLTAVWGAAHAADSQYLRVVIGQLRHKLEADPAQPMLILTEPGVGYRLTT, from the coding sequence ATGTCGGCGACCAGACCCCGCATCCTCGTCATCGACGACGAACCCCAGATCCACCGCTTCCTGTCGCCCGCGCTGGACGCCGCAGGCTATGAGCCCAAGCGCGCCGACAGCGGCCAGGAGGGTCTGCGCGGCATCGCCCTGTGGAGCCCGGACGCCGTGGTTCTGGACCTCGGCCTGCCCGACATGGACGGCAAGGACGTGCTGAAGCGCGCCCGCGAGTTCTACGCCGGCCCGATCATCATCCTGTCGGCGCGCGACCGCGAGGCCGAGAAGATCGAGGCCCTGGACCTGGGGGCGAACGACTATGTCGAGAAACCCTTCGGCGTCGGCGAACTGCTGGCCCGTCTCCGGGCCGGCCTGCGGCGGGGGGCGGACCCGACAGCGCCCAAGGGCCCCATCGTCGCCGGCGACGTGACCATCGACCTGGATCGCCGGCTGGTGACGCGGAACGGCGCGCCCGTGCGTCTGACGCCCAAGGAGTACGACCTGCTCGGCCACCTCGCGCGCCATGCCGGCAAACTGGTCGGCCACGCCGATCTGCTGACCGCCGTCTGGGGCGCGGCCCACGCGGCCGACAGCCAATATCTCCGCGTCGTCATCGGTCAGCTGCGCCACAAGCTCGAAGCCGACCCGGCCCAGCCGATGCTGATCCTGACCGAGCCCGGCGTCGGCTACAGACTCACCACCTGA
- a CDS encoding SDR family oxidoreductase: MSAITLKPLAEQTIVITGATSGIGLATARRAAAAGAAVVLVARDGAAAETEADALKANGLRAAGFAADVGDADQVEAISAFAVATFGGFDTWVNNAGVGIYAPLIDTPLADHQALFQTNYWGVVHGSTAAVRHFQSRPGSGALINMGSIQSDFAGPLLGAYTASKHAVKGYTDALRIELLRAKAPISVSLIKPSAIGTPFPQHGRNLTGSKARLPPPLYAPNVVAEAVLHAAQTPVRALTVGAAGRLQVIASTLSPDLFDRLAGFTDLALLDRARPEPSARPDNLDTSTNDGARLEQGEQKGRPFSLYTGAHTHPALAAGLVAVAGLGALAGLKQTLTARAFGKGSRR, from the coding sequence ATGAGCGCCATCACGCTGAAGCCTCTGGCTGAGCAGACCATCGTCATCACGGGTGCCACCTCGGGCATCGGGCTGGCGACGGCGCGCCGCGCGGCCGCGGCCGGAGCCGCCGTGGTTCTGGTCGCGCGCGATGGCGCGGCGGCCGAGACGGAAGCGGACGCGCTGAAGGCCAACGGGCTGCGCGCGGCCGGCTTCGCCGCCGACGTGGGGGATGCGGACCAGGTGGAGGCCATCAGCGCCTTCGCCGTGGCGACGTTCGGCGGGTTCGACACGTGGGTGAACAATGCCGGTGTCGGTATCTATGCGCCCCTGATCGACACGCCCCTGGCGGACCATCAGGCCCTGTTCCAGACCAACTACTGGGGCGTCGTGCACGGCTCCACAGCCGCGGTCCGCCACTTCCAGTCCCGGCCCGGGTCCGGTGCCCTGATCAACATGGGATCGATCCAGTCGGACTTCGCCGGGCCGCTGCTGGGGGCCTATACCGCTTCCAAGCACGCGGTGAAGGGCTACACCGACGCGCTTCGGATCGAACTGCTGCGGGCGAAAGCCCCGATCTCCGTCAGCCTCATCAAGCCCAGCGCCATCGGCACCCCCTTCCCCCAGCACGGGCGAAATCTCACGGGCTCCAAGGCCCGGCTGCCGCCGCCGCTCTATGCCCCCAACGTGGTGGCGGAAGCGGTGCTTCACGCGGCGCAGACCCCGGTGCGCGCGTTGACGGTCGGCGCCGCGGGGCGGCTGCAGGTGATCGCCTCGACCCTCTCCCCCGACCTGTTCGACCGACTGGCCGGCTTCACCGACCTGGCCCTGCTGGACCGCGCCCGTCCCGAGCCGTCGGCCCGCCCCGACAACCTCGATACATCGACCAACGACGGCGCCCGTCTGGAACAGGGCGAGCAGAAGGGTCGTCCCTTCAGCCTCTATACCGGGGCTCACACCCATCCTGCGCTGGCCGCCGGCCTGGTGGCCGTCGCCGGTCTGGGGGCCTTGGCCGGCTTGAAACAGACCCTGACCGCCCGCGCCTTCGGCAAAGGCTCGCGGCGCTAG